Below is a window of Scylla paramamosain isolate STU-SP2022 chromosome 39, ASM3559412v1, whole genome shotgun sequence DNA.
attttcttttcgtctcttccaTATAGGGAACTCTGCAtgcttttttggcgtttttttttctacatcgaaagctcaaaaaaaaatacttttttttgtaatgtcattatgtttctcaaaaaaaaaaaaaagtgtgttttgcatgagttttagcgtttcggtacgtaagaagttcaaaagcacacaaaaggCACGTCTTTCGTAATGATCTTTTGTGTTCCCATAACaggtgatttccaagctttttagcgtattgatacctatcacgctcaaaaatattcaaaagactcatttctgataatgtcgtttcgtatCCTCTTATAGATGAATTTGGATGCATCTTATCCTTTttgcacctaataatgtgaaaaaaaaactcaaaatactcctttttggtaattaagttgtgtttctcgatatagattgctgttcatgcgtttcagAATCTGGtgcctaaaaaaataaaaaactctcataacatatttcttgtaatatcttttcgtttccccgtatTGAGAACTTTGCATGAatattggcatttttctacttgaaaagctcaaaaatactgaaataaaatgttttgtgatagagttatactgtttctccataaagattttgtgtgtgtgtgtgtgtgtgtgtgtgtgtgtgtgtgtgtgtgtgtgtgtgtgtgtgtgtgtgtgtgtgtgtgtgtgtgtgtgtgtgtgtgtgtgtgtgtgtgtgtgtgtgttagtgttttggtacttacgtagctcaaaaaaaaaaaaaggaaaagagacgtttttaataatgttgttttattttcctatataatGTGCTTTCGattatttttatcgttttggtgcctagcacgcacataaacactcaaaagacgcgtttctgtaaatttctttttcctttcctcatattgggtgctttgtttgcattttggcgttttggtacctatcaatgtgacactcaaaattcacgtttttgttaatgttgttttgtttcgccTAATAGAGTATGATTTCTGCGTTTTCACGTTTTCGCACCTAAAAagatcaaaacacacaaaatagacGTTATATTGCTTGGTAGCTAAGGATGAACAGAGAACGATCAGTGGGGTAGAGTGAAGATAAGGTATGTTAGCACAAGGGATAGGAATATGAAACACTGCTTAAAGATTAAATACAGATATCTAAAGAACTAACACCACTATACAGAAATGAGTTACAGAAgagctttaaggtgaaacaagggAAACTAAATTGTTGAAGATCATTACGGATAGCGATACAGAAGATAATTCAATGAAGATGATcatgatgagaagaagaattagTCAGACGACAAAATGAACATATTTCAAAGCGTTATATTCACCTGGTTCTGAGCAAGATGTCATGATTAATCATGAGGAAGACTTCAGGTCTAAACGGAAGTACGTGACACCTGAATCCAAGAGGCTGATGAGTGGAAAATTTTATGCCCTGTATATGAGGATGATATGAACCCATGATAAAAAGCCAGAAATGTCACGGTACAGATAGTCTTGGTCAAGTATAGACCAATCTCATGTCAAGTTAAGTAGAGTGTAATTTCCTTGTAACAAGAGCTAAGAACCACATTGTAACATAACGGCTTttcaaacgtgtattatgatctAAAttatcagagaaagaaaataaaatgactcaattaaagaaaagaaaaaaagaaaaacattgcacGCAAGGCAGACTTTGATAATTTCATGCATAATTGCTTTAGTGTTGTGTTTTCAtaaagcgaggaaggaaaaggttaaTGTTAAATTTGCAATTAGTGATATGCATAAAATATTAACAATCGTTCATCTTGtgctaaaaagtaaaaaatttcTACTTAAAGTGATTGAGATGAAAATATTTGTATCTATGGATAATGGGAAGTCATTACTTATATGGGAGACTCTGATGTTGTTCAGTTGACTAGTAAATCTATTGCTGCAGCTCATATTGATGTTATGTTGTGATTAAAAACCGTGATGAAAGTACACGATTTGAAATGATGTTGTTCAGTTGGCTATTAAATCCATTCCAGCAGTTCATATTGATCTTATGATCTGATTAAAAACCATGATGAAAGAACATGCTTTGAAATAAGTATTGTTGTTCCCTCTACACTTTATTTGAGCGCAGAATGAAATGTTTATTCATCTAAGAGAGTAAAGATAGATGAGTTCACCTAAAGCTGATATGAGTGTCTACATTACAAACTTGGGTTGCTACTTACAACTTTTAGAGAGATTCCCGCCGACACCTTTTCATGTCCGCAGGATGACCtcccttccattatttctttataaatttaagtgttttctgaCTGCATCACACTTCTAGTCATATTGAGAATACTCAGAACTGATTTTCCTGGCTTATGATATAACTGTTGTGGAAAATATGATTAATTGTTGATCTCTCCTCCTACTGGTCAAGATATTCaaagttatattttgttttctccacaAATACTCTATTTTTAAACCCGGAACTTATGAATTCTGGTAACAGGTGCCTTCCCAGTAGTTATGGATGGGTACCTTTGTCTCTACACAATGTAAAGATAACCTGCAGTTCCTGATAAAAGCATCAGCCTGCCGGGACCCGGACTGGTACGTCTGGCTGTTGACAGTGCTGGCTGTTGGGGTCACCCTGATGTTCGTGGGCGTGGGTGAGGGCCGCACCTATGGCTCCCCTGGTTCTGGCAGCATGGAGCGGGCCTTCCAAACCCACACCCTGCACCACTTCCACGGATGAGGGAACGAACATCCAGCCAAGTAACCAGTCGCGGGAGGACGCGCGATCATAAGGAGGGCATGTTGTAACccaaggaacaagaagaaatgaaacacgtaagaagaaagaagaatgtacaagaatgtagaaatgaagaagaaaataagaagtagaaagaataactgagggaagatgatgataaacacGAAAGCAAGTACCAAGAAGCTACCACAACCCTGATagataagagacgagacgtgaccaccgaggagaacaacaagatgcggtgagtcatcacaagactaacagagcCGCAGATTAGCAccagattacaagaagaggtggcTATCACTGAATATGTATACGAGGGGACCAGAGGTCACCGGAAGCAGATGACGTGGACAACACAGACAGCCGGCACACCATAGGAATCGCCACCTCTTTcttcctgattagaagatgcgattaccaaaGTTAATGgagaatgaaccttattgaatgttaagggaaaataaactgtatgatcgaagaatatatagttacttgaaagtGAACCTTacggaaagtataggaaaattaaacatatgatcaaagtatgaaaaaaatttaaaaagttactagaaaattaaccttattcaaagttatggaaaaatatgatcgaagtattggaAAATCAATCTTGTAGCAACGGAAGCTTTGTTGGGGCAAAAGGTCGCTCTAACATCACATGTATATTAAGAGATGTAGGAGATGGAAATAGACAGAAGCACACAGAGAGACAAGGTAGACAGAGCTGTCAGGccagagagggtcaagatgggctagccgcctgtcacagtaccagtaagtagcgccagacagttgtaatgcagtcagagtaaaatgttggtgttattcattgacagagagggattgggtacgtgtaggatgtgttcgtcattgaatattagttgcaatgtttgtgtaggatgtgatttatcattgagtattgaatatgtgaagtgatttgaatcagtgaagtgttccagatatTTGATGGAATTTATTTTGAAGAGATATGAAACAATTTTCgttgtttttcgttgttgtcggaagtcgtatatgatcgtctgagtgtaaatatatgtaaataatacaaattaagtaaaaattacaaaaaaaatcaaagcgttcctttgaacccacaaaagccacCCTTATAAATTAGGGACGCAACAAGATCGTGCAAAGTAGAAGCACGACAATGAAGACAAGGGCAAAAAAGTTCTCTGTGTCAGTATCAggaaaaatggtaaaattttgctattttggggcaaaaattattctaaaagccacaaaaaaaaattgacatgaataatggacattttctgttgttttccaataaaaagagttgaaaaataaaacttgcttgtcaaagacgaAAATCGTGTTAGATAGTGAATCAGTATCGTTTACATCGTGTTACCTAACAGTTTTTCatacttgtttcttttatttatttttttctctctcatatatatatatatatatatatatatatatatatatatatatatatatatatatatatatatatatatatatatatatatatatatatatatatatatatatatatttttgcatgcaCAATTCTTAGCTACTGGTGGGTTTCccttaacttatttatttcatcagtgagctctgtgtgtgtgtgtggggggggctCTAGGTCAAGCGTTTGTAgagtgtatggaggaggaggaggaggaggaggacgaatacaaaggaaagccaaacagcaacagacctcttagtccttgcaaggctgtctggtaactacttctaactagctacagggaagagagacaggacagcatagcagaaggctccttcccacccatcactccctccagcttgtgctggcatggaaatagttgggaaaaagtaccatgcagtatggaaaaactgacttggaattttcataggaaagaatgaaaggaggttCTCCTATttaccctacggtgaactctatacgcctatctgaaagtaaatacaatttattataaaatttgtctgtaaaataagagtttattagtgaatttagtaattactcggacaagaagagagtttgttggggatttgcttttagatatttgtttattttattttttaatgattcaatagaactgctgtttacaatttctgcagaaaatttattccatatatttactatacgattaaagaaaaaaatgtttgacctcgtgggatttaaaacgtttgggtataatcttgaatccattatttcttgttaggttagaatgatcaatagtaaaatatttaattgcatcaatgttactatatcctttaaagattctgaacacttcaattaggtctcctatTATCCTGCGCTTTATTAAACTAAATagttttagttcttccagtcgttcctcatacgccttattacgcaatcttggaatcatctttgtgattCTGTGCTGTATCTTCTCTagttttttaatgtctttttttgtaatatggtgaccaaaactgtacacagtattctatatgagggcgcaccagtgagttatataaggcaagtataaacatttctgatttaaattcaaagatTCTTCTAATGaatcctactaatttatttgccgtctttactgtttttatgcagtattgactcggctttaggtcgtttgacacaacgacaccaagatctttttttaTCAGGGCTTGACAGttgcatgttattcattacaagaataggaggagagggaaaagaggagaaggaggaggagaaggacgaggaggaggaggaggaggagtaagaatgacgagtgaggacgaggagtgaggaaaatgaagaaaagagggagcagaaggacaccaagaacaaagaaaaaacaagaagcgacacacacacacacacacacacacacacacacacacacacacacacataaaaataaataaaaaaataaaaaaatttctgGATATctattaacgagagagagagagagagagagagagagagagagagagagagagagagagagagagagagagagagagagagagagagagagagagagagagagagagagagagagagagcagtgggggtaagtgatggtggtggtgagtgggatgAAGGGTTGATgctgtgtttctctatatactttttcttttcttttccttcttcgtctttttcttattcctgtaaTTTTGTAGTGAGCAACAGATGGTGCTGCGACACATCTCATGAAATGATTCTTCCACTCAGAATATTTAACCAAAGCATGTTACACTAAACGAAGAAAAcactacatgcatatatacaaaataaaacattgagGTTATTCCGTGTTGTTCAAGATAATGACCATCCTGTGTCCTCAGGTCACAATGATCCAGCTCCTGCTCTTCTtgcttcctcactgatgcacgtAAGGGTCACGGCTCGTTTTCTTCCCTTGGATGTGTAAACGCGGAACTGAACTTACACAGTGACACGAGAATGTCGCAGTGTAAGTCATTTTAGCTGACCCCAAAACTAAACGTCAGTTACGTTGTGTGAATTGTTAACTGTGGCGAGGTTTTCCAAGGCTCTAAATGGCTGTCAGACCGTGGTGGCGTGAAAATGTTAGTGGGATATTAGTGCATAGGTGCTCGTGTATCGATAGAGACTGAGATATCAGAGATAACTGACTGAGGGAAATTAATATTTAGACAATTAAATATACTgaatcatataaatgtattatatCTATTGTTTTGAAGTGAGTGTTCATGATTGCAGTGTTGGTTTGGCAAAAATTAAATATCATTAGTGGAAAGAGGAGCATCTCTGTTGCcgatgaaaaaaaatcttaattctttaccttctttcattcttgtctctgattggctaaagTCCTTATCACATTCTAGAACCAAGGTTTTTCATTGGCCCATCTGGTGGATGCCAAAGTGCTTTAGCTCCAACCTGCTGAGTGGCTGCAGAAGCGACCGCTGAGGTATACTAACAGTCCCATCAGGTTTTCAGTAAGACTGGCCAATGCCTGGATTTTCTACAGAAGATTTTGGCGCACCGCTGAACAATACAAGattcaacaagaagaacaagaaacaacaatCAATGGACGCTCACGAGACCCTCGGTGAGAAGAACACggagaaaatgaaacagaccaagcaccacagcaagaggaggagcttGGAAAACCTCCAAGACTGCACCggtcataagaaaacaaacactgaaggGGTTATGGAACCcaaaaagcagaggaataacttaaaaaccaAGACGCGgatgaggatggaatatttgtatCCGATTATAGAccccaacaagaagaggaagaagcaggacaTGGAGGGCGATGAAAACCAgaacaagaagaccaagaaagacacggaggaccacgagaagcagtacaagaacacgaagaaggaCACAGACGaccacgagaagcaggacaggaagacgaagaggggcACAGAGGACCACAAGAaccaagacaagaagaggaagaaggacacgaaggatcacgagaagcaggaagagaaaagcaaggacaaggaagatcacgagaaccaacacaaaaacaccaagggagaaggcaggaataaccgaaggaaagggtggaataTGGAGTGCTGTAAACGGATTAAGGACTGCATCAAGAAATGGaacaagaaagataatgaagactACGAGGAACAGGCCAAAAAGAGCAGCACGGAGAAACGTGAgagccaggccaagaagaggaaaggtaagagtATTGAAGACCATGAtagccaggccaagaagagaaaggggcagGGTAAAGAGGACCATGACACCCAGGTCACGAAGAAATTGCACGACAAGGAGGAACATGACAGTCAggccaagaaaagaaagaggcaggacaaggaggaagatgacacccaggccaagaaagtgaagaggcaggacaagaagaaacatgacacacaggccaagaaaaggaagaggcaggacaaggaggaacatgaaAACCAGGcgaaaaaggggaagggagaagagaaagagccaaagaagaggaggccgCTGGAGAATTATAAGCGTATCCTTGATCAcctcaggaagaggggagggcgggACAGCAGCAACGTGCTGAAGCTGAAGGTGGAGGCCGAAAGAgtcaaaaagaagaggagtgtgagCGAGTACTGCCGTGTTCATCTTGAGGAAGGACACATGACGGATGCGACCGTGCGCGGCCATCcatgtcttgtcttttttgacACCGGCGCCTCAGCCAGCATCATGTTCCTGTCACTGGCTAAGAGAGCGGGCCTCCTCACGGGCcgcgagaagacagaaaaaatactctTCTCTACCTGGAATGGCATCCTGTT
It encodes the following:
- the LOC135092292 gene encoding glutamic acid-rich protein-like translates to MPGFSTEDFGAPLNNTRFNKKNKKQQSMDAHETLGEKNTEKMKQTKHHSKRRSLENLQDCTGHKKTNTEGVMEPKKQRNNLKTKTRMRMEYLYPIIDPNKKRKKQDMEGDENQNKKTKKDTEDHEKQYKNTKKDTDDHEKQDRKTKRGTEDHKNQDKKRKKDTKDHEKQEEKSKDKEDHENQHKNTKGEGRNNRRKGWNMECCKRIKDCIKKWNKKDNEDYEEQAKKSSTEKRESQAKKRKGKSIEDHDSQAKKRKGQGKEDHDTQVTKKLHDKEEHDSQAKKRKRQDKEEDDTQAKKVKRQDKKKHDTQAKKRKRQDKEEHENQAKKGKGEEKEPKKRRPLENYKRILDHLRKRGGRDSSNVLKLKVEAERVKKKRSVSEYCRVHLEEGHMTDATVRGHPCLVFFDTGASASIMFLSLAKRAGLLTGREKTEKILFSTWNGILLLDVIMLDEVLLVLKDGLAVNTPMLVFPKEAEITSRNDVIVLSMSRLQEAEMRQDFHHDGSSTLFLRHPERLRRRPQPGREGKVFAFAAQAQGVEEPLMVLLDTCSTIPFSITKIGRYNVRCRTGSETALPTRVILQFGSGTLTVQMNTNQGVSDFDFVFGRPLLCKLRAAIDYVDSTMTLKLNRKQFCLDIFPH